The sequence ACTTTTTACGTACAGTATTTCTGAACAAGAAGCTGGTTTTTTAAAGGCAGGTATGAGAGTTGCCGTTCCCTTTGGCAAATCAAAAATATACACTGCCCTTGCTTTTAATGTTCACAGCAACCCTCCTTTGGCTTATGATGCTAAGGAAATCTACCAGATTTTGGATGAACAACCATTGGTGAATAAATTCCAACTAAAACATTGGGAATGGATTGCACAATATTATATGTGTACTCTTGGCGAAGTGATTCGTAGTGCCCTGCCTAGTGCATTTTTGCTGGAAAGTGAAACTTTGGTATTACTAAACAAGAACACATCGGTAGACGAATTGGGTCTAAAGGATGATGAATTTTTGGTTTATGAAGCGTTACAACATCAATCCGCTTTAAAAATTGGAGAGATAAGTGGTATAGTCGATAAAAAGAATGTATTGCCTCTTGTAAATAGATTAGTTCAAAAAGGAGTGGTTTTGCAAAAAGAAGAACTTTACGAGCAATACGTACCCAAGTTGGTGAGGTACGTAAAGCTTGGGAAGGAATACCATGATGAAACAAAACTTGAAGAACTTTTAGGTAATTTATCAAGAGCACCAAAACAAAGTCAGGTGGTTCTATCGCTTTTTCAGCTACAGGCAAAAAGCAAAAAACCAATACCTATTGCTGATTTGGAAAAAGAAAGCAATAGTTCTAGAGCTGTGATCAAGGCACTTATTGATAAATCAATTCTTGAAGAATATCATATTAGGACAGATAGGGTACAATTTGAAGGAGAATCTAAGTCAGAAGAAACGATTTCATTAAATACGTACCAGGCAAAAGCTTTCGATGACATAATGGAGAGTTTTGCTAAAAACAAAGTTGCTTTATTGCATGGTGTTACCTCTTCAGGAAAGACGGAAGTTTACATCAAACTAATAGAGCAATCTCTTCAACAGGGTAAGCAAGCGCTATATCTGTTGCCTGAAATAGCCTTGACCTCTCAATTAATAGGAAGATTGCGGTCCTATTTTGGAAATAGAGTTTCTGTGTATCATTCAAAATACAGCATTCATGAACGTGTTGAAGTATGGAACAATGTAAAGGATGATTCTGATAAAGCACAAATTGTGATAGGGGCAAGGTCATCCTTGTTTTTACCATTCTCCAACTTGGGATTGGTGGTTGTGGATGAGGAACATGAGAATTCTTTTAAACAGTTTGACCCTGCTCCTAGGTATCATGCCCGCGACGCTGCAATTGTTTTAACATCTCTTCATGGA is a genomic window of Flagellimonas sp. CMM7 containing:
- the priA gene encoding primosomal protein N'; protein product: MPYFLDVVLPIPLERLFTYSISEQEAGFLKAGMRVAVPFGKSKIYTALAFNVHSNPPLAYDAKEIYQILDEQPLVNKFQLKHWEWIAQYYMCTLGEVIRSALPSAFLLESETLVLLNKNTSVDELGLKDDEFLVYEALQHQSALKIGEISGIVDKKNVLPLVNRLVQKGVVLQKEELYEQYVPKLVRYVKLGKEYHDETKLEELLGNLSRAPKQSQVVLSLFQLQAKSKKPIPIADLEKESNSSRAVIKALIDKSILEEYHIRTDRVQFEGESKSEETISLNTYQAKAFDDIMESFAKNKVALLHGVTSSGKTEVYIKLIEQSLQQGKQALYLLPEIALTSQLIGRLRSYFGNRVSVYHSKYSIHERVEVWNNVKDDSDKAQIVIGARSSLFLPFSNLGLVVVDEEHENSFKQFDPAPRYHARDAAIVLTSLHGAYCVLGSATPSIESMDNAKKGKYGYASIQYRYGNVLMPDITLVDIKEATRKKRMKGHFSETLFNAVSEALEEGEQIILFQNRRGFAPIVECTTCGNVTQCPNCDVSLTYHQHRNQLRCHYCGYHMALQQGCLACGSPTLDKKGFGTEQIQEELKALFPEANVGRMDLDTTRGKYAYEKIITAFEQQEMDILVGTQMVTKGLDFRNVSLVGIMNADSLLNFPDYRAHERSFQMLTQVAGRAGRTQKRGKVLIQTYNPYHQILQQVTTNNYDKMFEEQYYEREQFKYPPLVRIIKITLKDKDYNKLNEASQWFASSLQNVLGQQILGPEYPPVARIRRDYLKNILIKTSRTQSISQTKNSIKRIEKSFNAISKYKSVRLVYNVDHI